Proteins encoded in a region of the Blastocatellia bacterium genome:
- a CDS encoding nickel-dependent hydrogenase large subunit, whose translation MATRTIKVDYLARVEGEGGLYVKIKDGELRDVKLKIFEPPRFFEAFLRGRSYAEAPDITARICGICPLAYPMSAVHASEDAFGIKVDGQLRVLRRLIYCGEWIESHALHVYLLHAPDFLGYADAIQMAKDHPGIVQRGLQLKKVGNEIVALLGGREIHPINVRVGGFYRVPAKRELAPLAEQLKWAREAALETVRWAATLPFPEFEQDYEFVALRHPDEYPFNEGRLVSNKGLDIA comes from the coding sequence ATGGCGACGAGAACGATTAAAGTGGATTATCTCGCCCGCGTGGAAGGTGAGGGCGGGTTGTACGTCAAAATCAAGGATGGTGAGCTTCGAGATGTCAAGTTGAAGATTTTCGAGCCGCCGCGCTTCTTCGAGGCGTTCTTGCGCGGTCGCTCCTACGCCGAAGCGCCCGACATCACCGCACGCATCTGCGGCATCTGCCCCCTCGCCTACCCGATGAGCGCCGTCCACGCCAGCGAGGATGCGTTTGGGATCAAAGTGGACGGGCAGCTCCGTGTGCTACGACGGCTCATCTATTGCGGCGAGTGGATCGAGAGTCACGCGCTGCACGTCTACCTGCTTCACGCCCCTGATTTCCTCGGCTATGCCGATGCCATACAGATGGCTAAAGATCATCCTGGTATCGTTCAGCGCGGCCTCCAGTTGAAAAAGGTGGGAAACGAAATCGTGGCGCTTCTTGGTGGTCGAGAAATCCATCCAATCAACGTTCGCGTCGGCGGCTTTTATCGAGTCCCCGCAAAACGAGAGCTGGCTCCTCTGGCCGAGCAACTGAAATGGGCGCGCGAAGCAGCCCTGGAGACGGTCCGATGGGCGGCGACGCTTCCCTTCCCCGAGTTCGAGCAGGACTATGAGTTCGTCGCTCTCCGTCACCCGGATGAGTATCCCTTCAATGAAGGGCGCTTGGTGTCCAATAAAGGATTGGACATCGCC